One stretch of Miscanthus floridulus cultivar M001 chromosome 18, ASM1932011v1, whole genome shotgun sequence DNA includes these proteins:
- the LOC136522704 gene encoding uncharacterized protein isoform X2, whose translation MEMSGLGLWKHEKPPRICPLPPPLPPPAACNEAALVPPLNFAMVDDGIFRPQASAPCPAAPAGGGVQRGGARAAAQLRHGRRRHLPLWLPRYLQSLNLRSIVILAAFECIQVICLMTGV comes from the exons ATGGAGATGAGCGGCCTGGGCCTGTGGAAGCACGAGAAGCCCCCAAGGATCTGCCCCTTGCCCCCGCCGCTCCCGCCGCCGGCGGCGTGCAACGAGGCGGCGCTCGTGCCGCCGCTCAACTTCGCCATGGTCGACGACGGCATCTTCCGCCCCCAAGCATCTGCCCCTTGCCCCGCCGCtcccgccggcggcggcgtgcaACGAGGCGGCGCTCGTGCCGCCGCTCAACTTCGCCATGGTCGACGACGGCATCTTCCGCTCTGGCTTCCCAGATACCTCCAGTCCCTCAACCTCCGCTCCATCGT AATATTGGCAGCATTTGAGTGTATACAAGTGATCTGCCTTATGACAGGTGTGTGA
- the LOC136522704 gene encoding probable tyrosine-protein phosphatase DSP2 isoform X1 — protein sequence MEMSGLGLWKHEKPPRICPLPPPLPPPAACNEAALVPPLNFAMVDDGIFRPQASAPCPAAPAGGGVQRGGARAAAQLRHGRRRHLPLWLPRYLQSLNLRSIVYLCPEPYPETNMEFLEKNRMRLHQF from the exons ATGGAGATGAGCGGCCTGGGCCTGTGGAAGCACGAGAAGCCCCCAAGGATCTGCCCCTTGCCCCCGCCGCTCCCGCCGCCGGCGGCGTGCAACGAGGCGGCGCTCGTGCCGCCGCTCAACTTCGCCATGGTCGACGACGGCATCTTCCGCCCCCAAGCATCTGCCCCTTGCCCCGCCGCtcccgccggcggcggcgtgcaACGAGGCGGCGCTCGTGCCGCCGCTCAACTTCGCCATGGTCGACGACGGCATCTTCCGCTCTGGCTTCCCAGATACCTCCAGTCCCTCAACCTCCGCTCCATCGT GTACCTTTGCCCTGAGCCGTACCCGGAGACGAACATGGAGTTCCTCGAGAAGAATCGGATGAGGCTCCATCAGTTCTGA
- the LOC136522704 gene encoding uncharacterized protein isoform X3: MEMSGLGLWKHEKPPRICPLPPPLPPPAACNEAALVPPLNFAMVDDGIFRPQASAPCPAAPAGGGVQRGGARAAAQLRHGRRRHLPLWLPRYLQSLNLRSIVSAEEEIRK, translated from the exons ATGGAGATGAGCGGCCTGGGCCTGTGGAAGCACGAGAAGCCCCCAAGGATCTGCCCCTTGCCCCCGCCGCTCCCGCCGCCGGCGGCGTGCAACGAGGCGGCGCTCGTGCCGCCGCTCAACTTCGCCATGGTCGACGACGGCATCTTCCGCCCCCAAGCATCTGCCCCTTGCCCCGCCGCtcccgccggcggcggcgtgcaACGAGGCGGCGCTCGTGCCGCCGCTCAACTTCGCCATGGTCGACGACGGCATCTTCCGCTCTGGCTTCCCAGATACCTCCAGTCCCTCAACCTCCGCTCCATCGT GAGCGCGGAAGAAGAAATTAGAAAGTAA